In Denticeps clupeoides chromosome 1, fDenClu1.1, whole genome shotgun sequence, a single window of DNA contains:
- the LOC114785388 gene encoding LOW QUALITY PROTEIN: NACHT, LRR and PYD domains-containing protein 3-like (The sequence of the model RefSeq protein was modified relative to this genomic sequence to represent the inferred CDS: deleted 1 base in 1 codon), translating to MHAPEMSVSGDSEKGDTGPTCRPESPVASLPTVESDLRNFSGFPDDQRATSPVPSCISMRSEKSLTQPPYFSGECVPFDKRATSPVSSCISMKSAKSLTQPPYFSGECVPFDKSGSKTETHTSVHQGLITNNCSVRRSTNTTDALYQVLVSHKSSLKRRVEHLCEDVVTPGSETLLNSIYTELYITKGESEGVNEEHEVHQIEAAHRRQRGRQETPIKCNDIFSSFNGEEKNIRTVMTKGIAGIGKTVSVHKFILDWAEGATNQDVDFIFVFPFREMNLVKDEEYSLHQLLLDFYPELKELDATLLYERCKILFIFDGLDESRMQLHFHNQEQELCDVTHTSSVGVVLTNLLQGNLLPSALIWITSRPAAANQIPAVHIGQVTELRGFNDPQKDEYFRKRIRDQAQAEKIISHIKTSRSLYIMCHIPVFCWISATVLQEMLHQDGSKEIPRTLTEMFIHLLIIQTNMKNQKYDEKSVTDRQTLLQSNKDVILKLSRLAFNQLENGNVLFYEEDLTECDIDVTDATVYSGMCTELFKEEPLFQNKKIFCFVHLSMQEFLAAFFLLYSFLSSNMEVLESFLRRDFSLLSFLQSLLRRQERCSWDGFLKAAVDKTLHSDNGQLDLFLRFLLGISLPSNQNLLQGLLPQTESSSESLQRTSQYIKEKISENISTERATNLLLCLLEMKDTSLLVDIEGFMRSGKKLSATHCSALAYMIMVSEDILDDFNLKKYNTETAGCERLIVAVRNCRKARLVDCDLTEVSCKTVASALQSPDSHLTELNMSNNNLLDSGVKHLSLGLESACNKLESLRLHGCQLSDVSCSALSSAVRSAFSSLRVLDLSTNFLKDSGVKLLSNTLQDPHCKLETLLLQDCDLTEVSCEHLSSALKSNSSKLKELDLSYNEQLQDSGVTVLCTALEDAHCQLLKLELQNCNLTDVTCSALCSALKSNSSSLRELNLGKNKLQDSGVIFLCKALEDPRCKLEKLSLQDCNLSNKSCAVLCSALGSNTCLKDLNLSDNDLQDSGVKHLFTAPQEPPFKLEKLKLQCCNLTDKSCEHLASALTSILVLKELDLSYNNLKDSGVNFLATAMNERRCQLKKLWLQHCKITDKGCSALSSAFRSNSSLQELDVSNNELKDTGLAVLCGALEDPQCKLRKLQLQSCVLTVRNCEVLSSALRSNTFSLRELDLSYNKDLQLSAVKLLLTALEDPQCKLEKLLTSYGDLVKF from the exons ATGCATGCACCTGAAATGAGTGTCTCTGGGGACAGTGAGAAGGGGGACACCGGTCCCACATGCAGACCAGAGTCTCCAGTGGCCAGCTTGCCCACTGTGGAGTCTGACCTTCGCAACTTCAGTGGCTTCCCTGATGACCAGAG GGCGACGTCTCCTGTGCCCAGCTGTATTTCAATGAGGAGTGAGAAATCCTTGACTCAACCCCCTTACTTCAGTGGAGAGTGTGTGCCCTTTGACAAGAG GGCGACGTCTCCTGTGTCCAGCTGTATTTCAATGAAGAGTGCGAAATCCTTGACTCAACCCCCTTACTTCAGTGGAGAGTGTGTGCCCTTTGACAAGAG TGGGTCAAAGACTGAAACACACACCTCAGTACACCAGGGCTTAATAACCAACAACTGTAGTGTCAGAAGGAGCACAAATACAA CAGATGCCCTGTATCAAGTCCTAGTATCTCACAAATCTAGTTTGAAGAGGAGGGTGGAGCACTTATGTGAAGACGTTGTAACACCAGGGAGTGAAACTCTTCTGAACAGCATCTACACAGAGCTCTACATCACAAAGGGAGAGAGTGAAGGGGTGAATGAAGAACACGAGGTTCATCAAATTGAAGCAGCACACAGGAGACAAAGAGGAAGACAAGAAACGCCCATCAAATGCAATGACATCTTTTCTTCCTTTAatggagaagagaaaaacaTTAGGACCGTGATGACCAAGGGTATTGCTGGAATAGGAAAGACTGTGTCGGTGCACAAGTTCATTCTGGACTGGGCAGAGGGAGCAACAAACCAAGATGTAGACTTCATATTTGTGTTTCCCTTCCGTGAAATGAATTTGGTTAAAGACGAAGAATACAGCCTTCATCAGCTCCTGCTGGATTTTTACCCTGAGCTTAAAGAGCTGGATGCCACACTGCTATATGAGAGATGCAagattttatttatctttgatGGTCTGGATGAAAGTAGAATGCAGCTGCATTTTCACAATCAAGAACAGGAGTTGTGTGATGTCACACATACATCATCTGTGGGTGTGGTCCTAACAAATCTGCTGCAAGGGAATCTCCTCCCCTCTGCCCTCATATGGATTACATCAAGAccagcagcagccaatcagattccgGCTGTGCACATCGGTCAGGTAACAGAATTGCGAGGGTTTAATGACCCCCAGAAGGATGAGTACTTCAGGAAGAGGATCAGAGATCAGGCTCAAGCTGAAAAAATCATCTCCCACATAAAGACATCAAGGAGTCTCTACATTATGTGTCATATACCTGTCTTCTGCTGGATCTCTGCCACTGTACTTCAGGAAATGTTGCACCAGGATGGCAGTAAAGAAATCCCCAGAACGCTTACTGAGATGTTCATCCACCTCCTGATCATCCAGACCaacatgaagaaccagaagtaTGATGAGAAGAgtgtgacagacagacagacactgcTGCAGTCAAATAAAGATGTTATTTTGAAACTGTCTAGACTAGCTTTTAACCAACTGGAGAATGGAAATGTCTTGTTTTATGAAGAAGACCTGACCGAGTGTGACATAGATGTCACCGATGCCACAGTGTATTCTGGGATGTGCACTGAGCTCTTTAAAGAAGAACCTCTGTTTCAGAATAAGAAGATCTTCTGCTTTGTGCATCTGAGCATGCAGGAATTTCTTGCTGCCTTCTTTCTGCTGTACTCCTTTCTGAGCAGCAACATGGAGGTACTGGAGTCTTTTCTCAGAAGAGACTTTtctcttttgtcttttctgCAGTCTCTTCTCAGAAGACAAGAGAGATGCTCTTGGGATGGCTTTCTCAAGGCTGCTGTGGATAAAACCTTACACAGTGATAATGGACAATTGGATCTTTTCCTCCGTTTCCTTCTAGGAATCTCACTGCCGTCCAACCAGAACCTCCTACAAGGCCTGCTGCCCCAAACAGAGAGCAGCTCAGAGAGCCTCCAGAGAACAAGTCAGTACATCAAAGAGAAGATAAGTGAAAATATCTCCACTGAAAGGGCCACAAATCTGTTGCTCTGCCTGCTGGAAATGAAGGACACTTCACTACTTGTGGATATTGAAGGGTTTATGAGATCAGGTAAAAAACTGTCTGCTACCCACTGCTCGGCACTGGCCTACATGATCATGGTATCTGAGGATATCCTGGATGACTTCAACCTGAAGAAATACAACACAGAGACTGCAGGTTGCGAGAGGCTGATTGTAGCAGTGAGGAACTGTAGAAAGGCTCG ACTGGTTGACTGTGACCTCACTGAGGTGTCGTGTAAGACTGTTGCATCAGCTCTCCAGTCACCAGACTCACACTTGACGGAGCTGAACATGAGTAACAACAACCTGCTGGATTCAGGAGTCAAACACCTCTCTCTGGGGCTGGAGTCTGCATGC AACAAACTGGAGAGTCTCAG GTTGCATGGCTGCCAGCTCTCAGATGTGAGCTGTTCAGCTCTATCTTCAGCTGTAAGGTCAGCGTTCTCAAGTTTGAGAGTGCTGGACCTAAGTACCAATTTTCTGAAGGACTCAGGAGTGAAACTTCTCTCTAATACACTGcaggatccacactgtaaactggagacactGCT GTTACAGGACTGTGACCTCACAGAGGTGAGCTGTGAACATCTGTCCTCAGCCCTCAAATCTAACTCCTCAAAGCTTAAAGAGCTGGACCTGAGCTACAATGAGCAGCTACAGGATTCAGGGGTGACAGTTCTGTGTACAGCACTGGAAGATGCACACTGTCAGCTGCTGAAACTAGA GTTACAGAACTGTAACCTGACCGATGTAACCTGTTCAGCCCTGTGCTCAGCTCTCAAATCAAATTCCTCAAGTCTGAGAGAGCTGAACCTGGGTAAGAATAagctgcaggattcaggagtgatATTTCTCTGTAaagcactggaggatccacgCTGTAAACTGGAGAAACTATC ACTGCAGGACTGTAACCTCTCAAATAAAAGCTGCGCAGTTCTGTGCTCAGCCCTCGGATCAAACACATGTCTGAAGGACCTGAACTTGAGTGACAATGATCTGCAGGATTCTGGAGTGAAACATCTCTTTACTGCACCACAGGAGCCACCCTTTAAACTGGAGAAACTAAA GCTTCAGTGCTGTAACCTCACTGATAAGAGCTGTGAACACCTAGCTTCAGCACTTACATCAATCCTGGTTCTGAAGGAGCTGGACCTGAGTTACAACAATCTAAAGGATTCAGGTGTGAATTTCCTCGCTACAGCAATGAATGAGCGGCGGTGTCAACTGAAGAAACTATG GCTCCAGCACTGTAAGATCACTGATAAGGGCTGCtcagctctgtcctcagctTTCAGATCAAATTCAAGTCTGCAAGAGCTGGATGTGAGTAACAATGAGCTAAAGGATACAGGATTGGCAGTTCTCTGTGGAGCACTGGAAGACCCGCAATGTAAACTGAGGAAACTGCA